In a genomic window of Cynocephalus volans isolate mCynVol1 chromosome 1, mCynVol1.pri, whole genome shotgun sequence:
- the EEF1B2 gene encoding elongation factor 1-beta produces the protein MGFGDLKSPAGLQVLNDYLADKSYIEGYVPSQADVAVFEAVSGPPPADLCHALRWYNHIKSYEKEKASLPGVKKALGKYGPADVEDTTGSGATDSKDDDDIDLFGSDDEEESEEAKRLREERLAQYESKKAKKPALVAKSSILLDVKPWDDETDMAKLEECVRSIQADGLVWGSSKLVPVGYGIKKLQIQCVVEDDKVGTDMLEEQITAFEDYVQSMDVAAFNKI, from the exons ATGGGTTTCGGAGACCTGAAAAGCCCCGCCGGGCTCCAGGTGCTCAACGACTACCTGGCGGACAAGAGCTACATCGAGGG GTATGTGCCATCACAAGCAGATGTGGCAGTATTTGAAGCAGTCTCCGGCCCACCGCCTGCTGACTTGTGTCATGCTCTACGTTGGTATAATCACATCAAGtcttatgaaaaagaaaaggccag ccTGCCAGGGGTGAAGAAAGCTTTGGGCAAGTATGGTCCTGCTGATGTTGAAGACACCACAGGAAGTGGAGCTACGGATAGTAAAGACGATGATGACATTGATCTTTTTGGGTCTGATGACGAGGAG GAAAGCGAGGAAGCGAAAAGGCTAAGAGAAGAACGACTTGCACAGTATGAATCAAAGAAAGCCAAAA aaCCTGCACTTGTTGCCAAGTCTTCCATCTTACTAGATGTGAAACCCTGGGATGATGAGACAGATATGGCAAAATTAGAGGAGTGCGTCAGAAGCATTCAAGCAGACGGCTTGGTCTGGGGCTCCT CTAAACTAGTTCCAGTGGGATATGGAATTAAAAAACTACAAATACAGTGTGTTGTTGAAGATGATAAAGTTGGAACAGATATGCTGGAGGAGCAGATCACTGCTTTTGAGGACTATGTGCAGTCCATGGATGTGGCTGCTTTCAACAAGATCTAA